A portion of the Shewanella sp. SNU WT4 genome contains these proteins:
- a CDS encoding Lrp/AsnC family transcriptional regulator, producing MAQLVLDKLDLQILKLMQAHGKLSNQELAEKVGLSASPCSRRVKALEEAGYIAGYATLLNPEHFNLVLTAYVQVRLDKHSGEVLDNFEAKMASYDEVQECCLLTGSDFDYQLKVLIRDMPEYKVFLLDKLTSIEHVSGVRSSFVLKQVKNQTRIPLPHDLP from the coding sequence ATGGCGCAATTAGTCTTAGATAAGCTCGACCTGCAAATACTGAAATTAATGCAGGCCCATGGCAAGTTATCCAATCAAGAATTGGCTGAAAAAGTCGGCTTGTCGGCATCGCCTTGCTCGCGCCGCGTTAAGGCATTGGAAGAGGCGGGCTATATTGCTGGTTACGCTACTTTATTAAATCCTGAGCACTTTAATCTGGTGCTTACTGCCTATGTGCAAGTGCGCCTTGATAAGCATTCTGGCGAAGTGCTAGATAACTTTGAGGCTAAGATGGCCAGTTATGATGAAGTGCAGGAATGCTGCCTATTAACTGGCAGTGACTTTGATTATCAGCTTAAAGTGCTGATCCGCGACATGCCAGAGTACAAAGTTTTTCTGCTGGATAAACTCACTAGCATTGAGCATGTGAGCGGTGTGCGTTCAAGCTTTGTGCTAAAACAAGTGAAAAATCAGACCCGTATTCCGCTGCCCCATGACCTCCCATGA
- a CDS encoding molecular chaperone TorD family protein, whose product MTSTTIDFIEYQGIARILHHVLCHYPEISLLNEFIGHDVAGSWPTLAARASNTQGRAALSGYLSQWQAQDSHAKDSQLIELQLDYGQLFFGPGEPKAIPQGSVYLSEEQLLNDRSTVALMDFYKTHGVELTLNYRQPLDHIGLFFSVLDSSFGRLAKEPTNLELTQFIQILLQQHLLPWSGRCLELAAKHADSKFYQGMALLADDFLCQLAADFKVVAMPMRLFR is encoded by the coding sequence ATGACCAGCACCACAATCGATTTTATTGAATATCAAGGGATTGCTCGCATACTGCACCATGTCTTGTGCCATTATCCTGAAATATCCTTGCTCAATGAATTTATTGGGCATGACGTAGCGGGCAGTTGGCCAACCTTGGCGGCGCGCGCATCTAATACTCAAGGCCGAGCTGCCCTAAGCGGTTATTTAAGCCAGTGGCAAGCGCAAGATAGTCACGCTAAAGACAGTCAATTAATTGAGTTACAACTAGATTATGGCCAATTGTTCTTTGGCCCAGGTGAGCCTAAGGCGATACCTCAGGGCTCTGTGTATTTAAGTGAAGAGCAACTGCTAAACGATAGAAGCACAGTAGCGCTCATGGACTTTTATAAGACCCACGGCGTGGAATTAACCCTTAACTATCGTCAGCCACTTGATCATATTGGTTTATTTTTTAGTGTGTTAGATAGTAGCTTTGGCCGCTTAGCCAAGGAGCCAACCAATTTAGAATTGACTCAATTTATTCAAATTCTGCTGCAGCAACACTTGCTGCCATGGTCTGGACGCTGCTTAGAGCTTGCCGCTAAGCATGCCGATAGTAAGTTTTATCAAGGCATGGCTTTGTTAGCGGATGATTTTTTATGTCAGTTAGCGGCTGATTTTAAGGTAGTGGCTATGCCCATGCGTTTGTTTAGGTAA
- the dsdC gene encoding DNA-binding transcriptional regulator DsdC, with product MYSQQEYFQRNRLLSSYQLAKLHTFEVVARHQSFALAAAELCVSASAVSHRIGALETELGFKLFARFHRRIELTPEGKRLYVQLKDSLQRLNQEVLEIKNQEIIGKLTVYSRPSIAQCWLVPKIAMFCRRYPAISINILTGNENINFNGYQIDLAIYYDNKQHPKLHCQHLMHETIMPVCSPSYAKELGLIDNPSKLADCTLLHDNQAWEYDSDGDEWQYWADHHGISLAGVSSAIRFDRSDLAVIAAINHAGIAMGRGQLVSKRIASGELIAPFGTRQVECEQSYYVASRDSDLNPKAKLFMDWLKQEAIKPKAVLS from the coding sequence ATGTATTCCCAGCAAGAGTATTTTCAGCGCAACCGCCTACTGAGCAGCTATCAGCTCGCCAAGTTACATACCTTTGAAGTGGTGGCTCGCCATCAGTCGTTTGCGTTAGCGGCGGCGGAATTGTGTGTCAGCGCTAGCGCCGTTAGTCACAGAATCGGCGCCTTAGAAACTGAACTTGGGTTTAAGTTATTTGCCAGATTTCATCGCCGTATTGAATTAACTCCAGAAGGTAAGCGGTTGTATGTGCAGTTAAAGGACAGTTTGCAGCGACTTAATCAAGAAGTGCTGGAGATTAAGAATCAAGAAATTATCGGTAAGTTAACTGTGTATTCGCGCCCATCGATTGCCCAGTGCTGGTTAGTGCCTAAAATTGCCATGTTTTGTCGGCGTTACCCAGCTATCTCGATTAATATTTTAACCGGCAATGAAAATATTAACTTTAATGGCTATCAGATTGATTTAGCGATTTATTACGATAATAAGCAGCATCCTAAATTGCACTGCCAGCACTTAATGCACGAAACCATAATGCCGGTGTGTAGCCCAAGTTATGCCAAAGAATTGGGCTTAATTGATAACCCCAGTAAGCTCGCAGATTGCACCTTACTGCATGACAATCAGGCGTGGGAATATGATTCTGATGGTGATGAATGGCAGTATTGGGCCGATCATCATGGTATCTCTCTAGCGGGAGTCAGCAGCGCCATTCGCTTTGATCGCTCAGATCTGGCGGTGATCGCCGCTATTAATCATGCTGGTATTGCCATGGGGCGCGGCCAACTGGTGAGTAAGCGCATTGCTAGCGGCGAGTTAATTGCCCCGTTTGGGACGCGCCAAGTGGAATGCGAGCAAAGTTATTATGTGGCAAGCCGCGACAGCGATTTAAATCCTAAGGCCAAGTTATTTATGGATTGGCTTAAGCAAGAAGCCATAAAGCCAAAGGCTGTGCTGAGTTAA
- a CDS encoding DksA/TraR family C4-type zinc finger protein: MAGGWAKEGAVQEQIDSSIEEGITAARKRLPVGPSFEICQMCEAPIPAARQQAIRGVRLCVACQNEQDLQQKKGSKR; encoded by the coding sequence ATGGCAGGAGGATGGGCAAAAGAAGGGGCAGTGCAAGAGCAAATCGATAGCAGTATTGAAGAGGGCATTACCGCGGCGAGGAAGCGCTTGCCTGTAGGCCCAAGTTTTGAGATTTGCCAAATGTGTGAAGCGCCAATTCCAGCGGCGCGCCAACAGGCCATTCGCGGCGTGCGCTTGTGTGTTGCTTGCCAAAATGAGCAAGATTTACAGCAAAAAAAGGGTTCAAAAAGGTGA
- a CDS encoding DMSO/selenate family reductase complex B subunit: protein MTQPTQYGFYVDTTKCTGCKACHVSCKDRQADTIRATHNPMNGGVPSLAGVTWRRVYEYGGGECSMNPATKVFENNVFAYYMSIGCNHCSEPVCVKACPTGAMHKRREDGLVHVAQDLCIGCESCARACPYDAPQIDRERKVMTKCDGCYERLAEGKKPTCVESCPLRALDFDTMENLEAKYGKGDSHIAPLPSPAITSPNLIIKANRHGQPAGSNMGRILNLSEV, encoded by the coding sequence ATGACTCAACCAACTCAATATGGTTTCTACGTTGATACCACCAAGTGCACCGGCTGTAAGGCTTGTCATGTGTCTTGTAAAGACCGTCAGGCCGATACTATTCGCGCAACCCATAACCCTATGAATGGCGGCGTGCCAAGCTTAGCGGGCGTAACTTGGCGCCGAGTGTACGAATATGGCGGTGGGGAATGCAGCATGAATCCTGCCACTAAAGTGTTCGAGAACAATGTGTTTGCTTACTACATGTCCATAGGTTGCAACCACTGCTCTGAGCCTGTGTGCGTCAAAGCGTGCCCAACAGGCGCTATGCATAAGCGCCGTGAAGATGGTTTAGTGCATGTGGCGCAAGACTTGTGTATTGGCTGCGAAAGCTGCGCCCGCGCTTGCCCTTATGACGCGCCGCAGATTGACCGTGAGCGCAAAGTAATGACTAAGTGTGATGGTTGTTATGAGCGCTTAGCTGAAGGTAAAAAACCTACCTGTGTTGAGTCTTGCCCGCTGCGCGCGCTGGATTTTGATACCATGGAAAACCTAGAAGCTAAGTATGGCAAAGGCGATAGTCATATTGCGCCGCTGCCAAGCCCAGCGATTACGTCACCCAATCTTATCATCAAGGCTAATCGCCATGGCCAGCCTGCGGGCAGCAACATGGGTCGCATCTTGAACCTGAGTGAAGTGTAA
- a CDS encoding DMSO/selenate family reductase complex A subunit, translating into MERRSFLKMSAAMSCAATVTGCNSSSKDANLVPPQPPVSEEAINWSSCLVNCGSNCPIKVFSRDGVITRVETDHEVDDVYGLHQVRACARGRSLRQRTYAPDRLKTPMKRVGKRGEGKFVPISWDEATSIVAENLQRVINQYGNQAVFRSYGSGAYYGFASNANFNRLFNLVGGCLNAYGNYSWAQQMEAAQHTFGTGSTMGSSTSTIADSDFFLGVAYNPSEIRQSGSGEGYDFLQALQKNNDLKVVMIDPRYTDSMLGKESMWLPIRPGTDAAFAEAVAYQMISTDWVAKNSLDFINTHVVGYDAASIAVQQAKFEASNDATKQEYAKIMDSQDNYHDYILGLNKFAGPARTPEWAESITGISADKIREVADDLMAAKAPYIVIGAGVNRQANGEQSMRALYMLSVLTGKLGTRGASNGELPYMSGMGRAGIPTGSNPVEESISFFTWSEAIVNGKDFTARTHGLRGVKGLDTKLGTNIHFILSASDSSLLNQHAEINNTAQILRDAEDLFVVSCDCWMTPGAKFADIILPDTSWLESNDLVDNSYAAGALGYLTAMSAAVEPMWDCKSMHDAAAMIADKMGVGPQFTEGKTEAQWLEELYQKTRVMSQNQGVVPPFPATYKEAQAQGLFRKDMQLNHVALADFVHEGKALSTPSGKIEIYSAELAWRAANWNTEDKTGVKGDTITAIPQYTVTWDGYEDAETSVAYPLQLASYHTKGRTHSSYHNVPWLREAVEDALWINQFDANAYGLKSGDKVEVYNARGSIEVPVKITPRVAPNVVALGQGAWYLADAKGRVGASGKVIDVGGAVNSLTRYQPSPVAKGNPQLTIRVQIKKA; encoded by the coding sequence ATGGAACGCAGAAGTTTCTTAAAAATGAGCGCCGCCATGAGCTGCGCCGCGACAGTAACAGGTTGTAATTCAAGCTCGAAGGACGCGAATCTGGTACCGCCACAGCCACCAGTCAGTGAAGAAGCCATTAACTGGTCATCTTGCTTAGTTAACTGTGGCTCTAACTGCCCAATTAAGGTCTTTAGCCGTGATGGCGTGATCACTCGGGTTGAAACCGATCATGAAGTTGACGATGTCTACGGCCTGCATCAAGTGCGTGCCTGTGCCCGTGGCCGCTCTTTGCGCCAGCGCACCTATGCGCCAGATCGCCTAAAAACTCCTATGAAGCGAGTCGGTAAGCGCGGTGAAGGCAAATTTGTGCCTATTAGCTGGGATGAAGCGACCTCGATAGTGGCTGAAAATCTGCAGCGGGTAATTAACCAATACGGTAACCAAGCCGTATTTCGCAGCTATGGTTCTGGCGCTTATTATGGTTTTGCCTCTAACGCTAACTTTAATCGCCTGTTTAACTTAGTCGGTGGCTGCCTCAATGCTTATGGTAACTATTCTTGGGCGCAGCAAATGGAAGCGGCTCAGCATACCTTTGGTACTGGCAGCACTATGGGTTCATCAACATCGACCATAGCCGACAGTGATTTCTTCTTAGGCGTTGCTTATAACCCAAGTGAAATTCGCCAATCTGGTTCAGGCGAAGGCTATGACTTCTTGCAAGCACTGCAAAAGAATAATGACCTTAAAGTGGTGATGATTGACCCGCGTTACACTGACTCCATGTTAGGCAAAGAGTCTATGTGGCTGCCAATCCGCCCTGGTACTGACGCAGCGTTTGCCGAGGCTGTGGCTTATCAGATGATTAGCACTGACTGGGTAGCGAAAAACTCACTGGATTTTATCAATACGCATGTAGTGGGTTATGACGCAGCTTCTATTGCAGTGCAACAGGCAAAGTTTGAAGCTAGCAATGATGCGACTAAGCAAGAATATGCCAAGATTATGGATAGCCAAGATAACTACCATGACTACATCTTAGGTCTGAATAAGTTTGCAGGGCCGGCGCGCACTCCTGAATGGGCTGAGAGCATTACTGGTATTTCAGCTGATAAAATCCGTGAAGTTGCGGATGATTTAATGGCTGCCAAAGCGCCTTACATAGTCATTGGCGCTGGCGTTAACCGTCAGGCGAACGGCGAGCAAAGCATGCGCGCCTTGTACATGTTATCAGTACTGACAGGTAAACTTGGTACTCGCGGCGCCTCTAACGGTGAGCTGCCTTATATGAGTGGCATGGGCCGCGCTGGTATTCCAACGGGTAGCAATCCAGTAGAAGAATCCATCTCTTTCTTCACTTGGTCAGAAGCCATAGTCAATGGTAAAGACTTTACCGCCCGCACTCATGGTCTGCGTGGTGTTAAAGGGCTAGATACTAAGCTTGGCACTAACATTCACTTTATCTTGTCAGCCTCAGACAGCTCACTGTTAAACCAGCACGCTGAAATCAACAACACAGCGCAAATTCTGCGGGATGCCGAAGACTTATTTGTGGTGAGCTGTGATTGCTGGATGACCCCAGGCGCTAAATTTGCCGACATCATTTTGCCAGATACTAGCTGGTTAGAATCTAACGACTTAGTAGATAACTCCTATGCTGCTGGCGCGCTTGGTTATTTAACCGCTATGTCTGCTGCGGTTGAGCCTATGTGGGATTGCAAGTCTATGCATGACGCCGCGGCTATGATTGCCGACAAGATGGGCGTGGGCCCGCAATTTACTGAAGGTAAAACTGAAGCGCAGTGGTTAGAAGAGCTGTATCAAAAGACGCGCGTAATGAGCCAAAACCAAGGGGTAGTGCCACCGTTCCCTGCCACCTACAAAGAAGCGCAGGCTCAAGGTTTATTCCGTAAAGACATGCAGTTAAACCATGTGGCCTTGGCCGATTTTGTCCATGAAGGTAAGGCGTTAAGCACGCCATCGGGCAAGATTGAAATCTACTCAGCTGAGCTTGCGTGGCGCGCAGCTAACTGGAACACCGAAGATAAGACCGGCGTTAAAGGCGACACCATCACAGCTATCCCTCAGTACACAGTAACTTGGGACGGTTATGAAGATGCTGAAACCTCAGTAGCTTATCCATTGCAGTTAGCTAGCTATCACACTAAAGGCCGCACCCATTCAAGCTATCACAACGTGCCTTGGCTGCGTGAAGCCGTAGAAGATGCGCTGTGGATCAATCAATTTGATGCCAATGCCTATGGCCTAAAATCTGGTGACAAGGTTGAAGTGTATAACGCGCGCGGCTCGATTGAAGTGCCGGTGAAAATCACCCCGCGGGTAGCACCTAATGTGGTGGCGCTCGGTCAAGGCGCTTGGTATTTAGCAGACGCGAAAGGCCGCGTTGGCGCCAGTGGCAAGGTGATAGATGTGGGCGGAGCGGTGAATTCTTTAACTCGCTATCAGCCAAGTCCTGTGGCCAAAGGTAATCCACAGCTCACCATTCGTGTACAGATCAAGAAAGCTTAA
- the dsdA gene encoding D-serine ammonia-lyase gives MNAEQLITNFPLVTKLIKLEEVSWFNPNITTLDVALPYVGLTSLDVADASARLQRFAPYLSLAFPETAVTKGIIESEIETIPAMKSALESRYNQEITGQLLLKKDSHLPISGSIKARGGIYEVLTHAEKLAIAAGMLTTADNYQKLFSEEMRQFFSQFSIAVGSTGNLGMSIGIMSAKIGFKVSVHMSADARQWKKDKLRSHGVIVHEYEQDYGVAVEQGRKAAESDPSCFFIDDENSRTLFLGYSVAGERLKAQFAGADIKVDAEHPLFVYLPCGVGGGPGGVAFGLKLAFGDNVHCIFAEPTHSPCMLLGVHTGLHDNIAVQDLGIDNITAADGLAVGRASGFVGRAMERMLDGYITLHDQHMYDLLGLLDNTQGIRLEPSALAGMPGPAQVSADTAYQARMGFTADRMANATHLVWATGGGMVPEAEMAKYLARATA, from the coding sequence ATGAATGCCGAACAATTAATTACCAACTTCCCGCTAGTCACTAAGCTTATCAAGCTTGAAGAAGTGAGCTGGTTTAACCCGAATATCACGACTCTTGATGTCGCTTTGCCTTACGTGGGTTTAACTAGCCTTGATGTGGCAGATGCCAGCGCGCGCCTGCAACGCTTTGCGCCTTATCTAAGCCTTGCCTTCCCAGAAACGGCAGTCACCAAGGGTATTATTGAGTCTGAGATTGAAACTATTCCAGCCATGAAATCGGCCTTAGAAAGCCGTTATAATCAAGAAATTACTGGTCAGTTATTACTGAAAAAAGACAGTCACTTGCCAATTTCTGGCTCAATTAAAGCCCGCGGCGGTATTTATGAAGTACTGACCCACGCCGAGAAGCTGGCAATTGCAGCCGGAATGCTGACCACAGCAGATAACTACCAGAAACTGTTCAGCGAAGAAATGCGCCAGTTCTTCAGCCAGTTCAGTATCGCTGTCGGTTCAACCGGTAACTTAGGCATGTCGATTGGCATCATGAGCGCCAAGATAGGCTTTAAAGTCAGCGTCCACATGTCGGCCGATGCACGCCAATGGAAAAAAGATAAGCTGCGTAGCCACGGCGTTATAGTGCATGAATATGAACAAGACTATGGCGTCGCGGTTGAACAAGGACGCAAGGCGGCAGAATCTGATCCAAGCTGTTTCTTCATTGATGATGAAAACTCACGCACCTTATTTTTAGGCTATTCAGTGGCGGGAGAGCGCTTAAAAGCGCAGTTTGCGGGGGCGGATATTAAGGTTGATGCCGAGCATCCACTGTTTGTTTACCTGCCGTGCGGTGTAGGCGGTGGCCCTGGTGGCGTAGCCTTTGGCCTCAAATTAGCCTTTGGCGATAATGTTCACTGTATCTTTGCCGAACCCACCCATTCGCCTTGCATGTTGCTTGGCGTACACACAGGTCTGCATGACAACATTGCCGTACAAGACTTAGGCATTGATAACATTACTGCCGCTGACGGTTTAGCCGTTGGCCGCGCCTCAGGTTTTGTCGGCCGCGCCATGGAGCGCATGTTAGATGGTTATATCACGCTGCATGATCAGCACATGTATGACTTGCTGGGATTATTAGATAACACCCAAGGCATACGTCTTGAACCATCAGCCTTAGCCGGTATGCCAGGCCCTGCTCAAGTTAGCGCCGATACAGCTTATCAAGCGCGCATGGGGTTCACAGCCGATAGGATGGCCAATGCCACGCATCTGGTATGGGCCACTGGCGGCGGCATGGTACCAGAGGCTGAAATGGCAAAATATTTAGCCCGCGCGACTGCCTAA
- a CDS encoding sodium-dependent transporter, translated as MASTAATQFSSRIGFIMAAAGSAVGVGNIWGFPTQAATHGGGAFLLVYLLLILVLGYPMLLAELMIGRHGQTNPADAMAKVAKGALAKKIGKAIGIFSIITATLICTFYSILSGWFVSYAMAPVAQMAGMNDVSAWLTDFSVSRNLVFTLVFIAMVILVIRQGVQQGIERWSKRLMPLLLLILVAGVGYILTQDGAMEGLTVLLVPDFSRVWDADVLIGALGQTFFSLTIGTGAMMVYGAYVSQQENLGKLTAYVSLTDTCVAFLAALMVLPAMYVAQHNGVEIFAADGSLLNADTLVFTVLPALFETLGGVSQYLLAIVFFMLMTIAGLTSAISIVEVPTSYLVEKTALGRNQASALVGLVIAALSVLVVCYFDSLFSLIITLTTERAQPLIALGIAIYVGWVWNRQQLLAVIVQQDGVDTSHWFWRWWPSYVKFVCPGLILLIIVQLLQ; from the coding sequence ATGGCATCAACAGCAGCTACGCAATTTAGCTCGCGTATTGGCTTTATTATGGCGGCAGCAGGTTCTGCCGTTGGGGTAGGTAATATTTGGGGGTTTCCAACCCAAGCAGCCACTCATGGCGGCGGCGCCTTCTTGCTGGTGTATTTATTGCTGATCTTGGTTTTAGGTTATCCCATGCTGCTGGCGGAACTTATGATTGGTCGTCACGGCCAAACTAATCCTGCCGATGCTATGGCCAAGGTGGCTAAGGGCGCTTTGGCTAAAAAAATCGGTAAGGCCATAGGCATATTTTCGATTATTACCGCCACCTTGATTTGCACCTTTTACAGTATTTTATCTGGTTGGTTCGTGAGTTATGCCATGGCGCCGGTGGCGCAAATGGCGGGCATGAATGATGTGAGCGCTTGGCTGACGGACTTTTCAGTATCGCGCAATCTGGTATTTACCTTAGTATTTATTGCCATGGTGATCTTGGTCATCCGCCAAGGCGTACAGCAAGGTATTGAGCGCTGGTCAAAGCGTTTGATGCCGCTATTACTGCTGATTTTGGTGGCGGGCGTTGGCTATATTCTGACGCAAGATGGCGCTATGGAAGGCTTAACCGTGTTGTTAGTGCCTGACTTTTCAAGAGTGTGGGACGCGGATGTATTAATTGGCGCGCTTGGGCAAACCTTCTTTTCTTTAACCATAGGCACAGGCGCCATGATGGTGTACGGCGCTTATGTGAGTCAGCAAGAAAACTTAGGCAAGCTGACTGCTTATGTCAGCTTAACTGATACTTGCGTGGCATTTTTAGCGGCCTTAATGGTGCTGCCAGCCATGTATGTGGCGCAGCATAATGGCGTTGAGATTTTTGCTGCCGATGGCAGTTTATTGAATGCCGACACCTTAGTCTTTACTGTGCTGCCAGCCTTGTTTGAAACCTTAGGCGGCGTGAGTCAGTACTTGTTAGCCATAGTGTTTTTTATGCTGATGACTATCGCCGGACTGACTTCAGCCATTTCTATTGTTGAAGTGCCAACCAGTTATTTAGTGGAGAAAACCGCGTTAGGTCGCAATCAAGCCAGCGCCTTAGTGGGGTTAGTGATTGCCGCGTTATCTGTGCTGGTGGTGTGTTATTTCGATAGCTTGTTTAGCTTGATTATTACCTTAACCACAGAGCGCGCACAGCCGTTAATTGCCTTAGGCATCGCTATTTATGTGGGTTGGGTGTGGAACCGTCAGCAGTTATTGGCTGTGATAGTGCAGCAAGATGGCGTAGATACTAGCCATTGGTTTTGGCGCTGGTGGCCAAGTTACGTTAAGTTTGTGTGCCCTGGCTTAATTTTGCTGATTATCGTGCAGTTATTGCAATAA
- the dsdX gene encoding D-serine transporter DsdX — protein MESQLWIIATLISSILLIVVSIVKCKLHPFLALLLASFYVGGMMGMAPLDMIKAMESGIGGTLGFLAIVIGLGTILGKMMEISGAAERIGITLLKSRYLSPDVIMVLVGLICGITLFVEVGVVLLIPLAFSIARKTNTSLLKLAIPLCTALMAVHCIVPPHPAALFVTNALGADVGSVIIWGLLIGLVASLIAGPLFLKLCGDRLPFLTVPEQFNEVSTKPESELPSLAVTLFTILLPIMLMLIKTLAELYIAPESSLYTALEFIGNPITAMFIAAFVAYYLLGLRQKMTMTGLLTKTEDCFASIANILLIIGAGGAFNGILSGSGMGDSLAQILANLDMHPILLAWLVAIILHAAVGSATVAMMGATAIVSPLLVLYPELSPVIVTLAIGSGAIGCTIVTDSLFWLVKQYTGATLKQTFMYYTTATFIASLIALAATFALSYII, from the coding sequence ATGGAATCCCAACTTTGGATCATTGCCACCCTCATCAGCAGTATCTTGCTGATTGTAGTGAGCATAGTTAAATGCAAACTTCACCCATTTTTAGCCCTGTTACTCGCCAGTTTTTATGTGGGTGGTATGATGGGGATGGCGCCGCTAGACATGATTAAGGCCATGGAATCTGGCATAGGTGGCACCTTAGGTTTCTTAGCGATTGTCATTGGTCTTGGCACTATTCTTGGCAAGATGATGGAAATCTCAGGCGCAGCAGAGCGCATTGGCATCACCTTGCTGAAATCACGCTACTTAAGCCCAGATGTCATCATGGTGCTAGTCGGCCTAATTTGCGGCATTACCTTATTTGTTGAAGTGGGCGTAGTGCTGTTAATCCCGCTAGCGTTCTCCATTGCGCGCAAGACCAATACCTCGTTACTAAAACTTGCCATTCCCCTGTGTACTGCGCTGATGGCGGTGCATTGCATTGTGCCACCGCACCCTGCCGCCTTATTTGTGACTAACGCCTTAGGCGCAGATGTAGGCTCTGTCATTATTTGGGGCTTATTGATTGGCCTAGTGGCGTCATTAATCGCAGGTCCACTGTTCTTAAAATTGTGCGGCGATAGACTGCCATTTTTAACTGTGCCTGAGCAGTTTAATGAAGTCTCGACTAAGCCTGAGAGCGAACTGCCATCGTTAGCTGTGACCTTATTTACCATTTTACTGCCGATTATGTTGATGCTGATAAAAACTCTGGCCGAGCTTTATATAGCGCCAGAGTCAAGCTTGTACACGGCATTAGAATTTATCGGTAACCCAATTACCGCCATGTTTATCGCGGCTTTCGTTGCTTACTATCTGCTGGGTCTGCGTCAGAAAATGACCATGACAGGCTTACTGACTAAAACCGAAGACTGCTTTGCTTCTATTGCCAATATTTTGCTGATTATCGGTGCGGGCGGTGCGTTCAACGGCATTTTAAGTGGTAGCGGCATGGGCGACAGCTTAGCGCAGATTTTGGCTAACCTAGATATGCACCCAATTCTGCTAGCCTGGTTAGTCGCCATCATACTGCATGCGGCCGTTGGCTCAGCCACAGTTGCCATGATGGGTGCTACCGCTATCGTGTCACCGCTATTAGTGCTTTACCCAGAGTTAAGCCCTGTGATTGTGACCTTAGCCATTGGTTCAGGCGCGATTGGTTGCACCATAGTGACAGATTCCTTGTTCTGGCTAGTCAAGCAGTACACAGGTGCCACCTTAAAACAGACCTTTATGTATTACACCACAGCGACCTTTATTGCCTCGCTGATAGCACTGGCCGCAACCTTTGCTTTGTCCTATATCATTTAA
- a CDS encoding LysR substrate-binding domain-containing protein gives MVNWEGVSEFVAVAEAESFTQAAKRLEISIAQMSRQVSALETRLATKLLHRTTRKVSLTEVGHIYYQHCRQVLDGLEDAERAITNLQTIPRGLLKITAPITYGERTLAPLLNDFLLKYPELEVKVNLTNQKVDLVDGGYDLAIRLGILEDSNLIAKRLGTRTQYVCASPDYIQAFGIPHSLSELDRHNCIQGTLDYWRFQENGKTRNIRVKGNLSCNSGLALVDAAIKGLGIVQLPDYYVEHYLLDGRLVPLLEQHRQPDDGIWALYPQNRYLSPKVRMLIDFLSEQLNEQ, from the coding sequence ATGGTTAATTGGGAAGGAGTCAGCGAATTTGTGGCGGTGGCCGAGGCCGAAAGTTTTACTCAAGCCGCCAAACGCCTTGAAATATCCATAGCGCAAATGAGTCGACAAGTGAGTGCGTTAGAAACGCGCCTTGCCACTAAACTCTTGCATCGCACTACCCGCAAAGTGTCACTCACTGAGGTTGGCCACATCTATTATCAGCATTGCCGCCAAGTGTTAGATGGCTTGGAAGACGCTGAGCGCGCCATTACCAATTTGCAGACCATACCGCGCGGCCTGTTAAAAATTACCGCCCCTATCACTTATGGTGAAAGAACGCTGGCGCCGCTATTAAATGACTTTCTGCTTAAATATCCTGAGCTGGAAGTGAAAGTTAACCTCACTAATCAGAAGGTTGATTTAGTCGATGGCGGTTACGACTTGGCAATTCGCTTAGGAATACTCGAAGACTCAAATTTAATAGCCAAACGCTTAGGCACCCGTACCCAATATGTGTGCGCATCGCCTGACTATATTCAGGCATTTGGCATACCGCATTCATTGTCAGAGCTTGATAGGCATAACTGCATTCAAGGCACGTTAGATTACTGGCGATTTCAAGAAAACGGTAAGACTCGTAACATTAGAGTGAAAGGTAATCTCAGCTGTAACAGTGGCTTAGCTTTGGTTGATGCGGCGATTAAAGGCCTAGGCATAGTGCAACTGCCTGATTACTATGTTGAACATTATCTGCTCGATGGCCGCCTAGTACCGCTACTGGAGCAGCACCGCCAACCAGACGATGGCATTTGGGCGCTGTATCCGCAAAACCGTTACTTATCCCCCAAGGTGCGCATGCTAATCGACTTTTTAAGCGAACAGCTAAATGAGCAATAA